One part of the Mariniflexile litorale genome encodes these proteins:
- a CDS encoding cell division protein ZapA, with amino-acid sequence MSEKLKIKLSIANRVYPLTIDASQEEGLRKSAKKIDEMIKQFEQSYSVRDKQDVLAMCALQFASQVEQKSIDKESVSEHVEEKLNALNNLLQSHLVS; translated from the coding sequence ATGTCAGAAAAGCTTAAAATAAAGCTGTCTATAGCTAATAGAGTATATCCTTTAACTATTGATGCGAGTCAAGAAGAGGGATTACGTAAATCGGCTAAAAAGATTGACGAGATGATTAAACAATTTGAGCAAAGTTATTCAGTTCGAGATAAACAAGATGTATTGGCCATGTGTGCTTTGCAGTTTGCATCTCAAGTAGAACAGAAGTCTATAGATAAAGAGAGTGTAAGTGAGCATGTAGAAGAAAAACTAAATGCATTAAATAACTTATTACAATCCCACTTAGTCTCTTAA